A genomic window from Cupriavidus basilensis includes:
- a CDS encoding Lar family restriction alleviation protein, translating to MSEHAQKLNPCPFCGQPAATKTSGDWYAAGCTTYMAPGVLCYGQAIALQYRSEAEAIAAWNHRAPSEAEPAPRQAPSPVESMFYVQDTRQFVGNCVMWWGKNRSGYVTRLNEAGKYTLDEATSICERDTDRMWPCEQIDALAHPTVDMQHLPKPLQYRTKCAGVAYSLNKKDRA from the coding sequence ATGAGTGAGCACGCGCAGAAGCTGAATCCGTGCCCCTTCTGCGGACAACCGGCTGCCACGAAAACAAGCGGCGATTGGTACGCCGCTGGCTGCACAACCTACATGGCCCCGGGCGTGCTGTGCTACGGGCAGGCCATCGCCCTGCAATACAGGTCGGAAGCCGAAGCCATTGCCGCCTGGAACCACCGGGCGCCGTCAGAGGCCGAGCCGGCGCCACGCCAAGCACCGTCGCCCGTAGAGTCGATGTTCTACGTGCAGGACACCCGCCAGTTCGTCGGCAACTGCGTGATGTGGTGGGGCAAGAATCGCAGCGGCTATGTGACGCGCCTTAACGAGGCAGGCAAGTACACGCTAGACGAGGCGACAAGCATTTGCGAGCGCGACACTGACCGCATGTGGCCGTGCGAGCAAATCGACGCGCTGGCGCATCCGACGGTCGACATGCAGCACCTACCGAAGCCGCTTCAGTACAGGACGAAGTGCGCCGGCGTGGCCTACTCGCTCAACAAAAAGGACCGCGCGTGA
- a CDS encoding 3'-5' exonuclease: MTPILFYDTETSGLPQWSLPSEDPSQPHITQIAAELHDEDTGTTLAFMDLLIKPDGWTIPEELEALTGITNEKAVQFGVPIEKALALFLGLWRKADLRVAHNESFDMRMVRIEMMRQLDHDAPIHEDWKTAPAFCTQSKSTKIINLPPTEKMLAAGRRTPKSPNLGEAFRHFTGTELVGAHNAAVDLAACRTVYYGIKRHLSTAA; encoded by the coding sequence ATGACGCCCATCCTCTTCTACGACACCGAGACCTCCGGCCTGCCGCAATGGAGCCTGCCCAGCGAAGACCCCAGCCAGCCGCACATCACGCAGATTGCGGCCGAACTGCACGACGAAGATACCGGGACCACGCTGGCCTTCATGGACCTGCTGATCAAGCCCGATGGCTGGACGATCCCCGAAGAACTCGAAGCGCTGACCGGCATCACCAACGAGAAGGCCGTCCAGTTCGGCGTGCCCATCGAGAAGGCGTTGGCGCTCTTCCTTGGCCTGTGGCGCAAAGCGGATCTGCGCGTTGCACACAACGAGTCATTCGACATGCGGATGGTGCGTATCGAGATGATGCGCCAGCTCGACCATGACGCGCCGATCCACGAGGACTGGAAGACCGCCCCCGCGTTCTGTACGCAGTCGAAGAGCACCAAGATCATCAACCTGCCGCCGACCGAGAAGATGCTGGCCGCCGGCCGGCGCACGCCCAAGTCGCCGAACCTGGGCGAGGCCTTCAGGCACTTCACCGGCACCGAGCTGGTGGGCGCGCACAACGCCGCCGTCGACCTGGCAGCATGCCGCACCGTGTACTACGGCATCAAGCGGCATCTCTCCACGGCGGCATGA
- a CDS encoding helix-turn-helix transcriptional regulator, whose amino-acid sequence MNTAPQRRIIRMPEVRTLVGLSEGAIHERIREKKFPSPIKLGRASGWIEEEIQAWIDAQIKATRGDH is encoded by the coding sequence GTGAACACGGCACCGCAACGTCGAATCATCCGAATGCCCGAGGTCCGCACCCTTGTCGGCCTGAGCGAGGGCGCCATCCACGAGCGGATCAGGGAGAAGAAGTTTCCTTCCCCGATCAAGCTCGGCCGCGCCAGCGGCTGGATCGAGGAAGAGATCCAAGCGTGGATCGACGCGCAGATCAAAGCCACGCGGGGAGATCACTGA
- a CDS encoding ATP-binding protein, with the protein MQLTGIHVRNFLGIRAADIIPATPISLVCGPNGAGKSSIQEAVRMALTEETVRVGLKKEYGQLLRTGTESGSIVVSVGPQSNSIVLPSGKATKAIPTDARTPFVLDAQRFARMDVKERRSFLFDLMGLKLGTDLVRERLLARKCDAKKIEAVLPLVRAGFDAAAKEAGGKATAAKGAWRELTGETYGSVKAANWVAPLPAGAEDPEELASLIAESEDTIKVLSTEAGELQRQLGDIDASARQRAQRTSQIAELRAKAELLPKAQDTAARALAERDAFLPKVEALRAAAGGKVAGMPCACPDCGAALLFLAGQLAKYEPAKVDPEAAGRLPEYERSLTVLENALKSRTAERDAADTAAKQLALLLDEAKSEATDSADDVERQTIASRLEAIQCSITQFGKDLDAARASQRAAAQAGEITKRAGQHHADVAAWDALAEALGPSGIPADLLSEALDPINERLAAAANESEWMRIGIEKDMSITATCGRPYALLSESEKWRADAMIAEAISRLTGLRLLVLDRADVLIGPERDRLLYWLDDLATADAIDTALIFMSLKSPPGALPESITSFWIADHEVGTVREAA; encoded by the coding sequence ATGCAACTCACCGGCATCCACGTCCGCAATTTCCTCGGCATCCGGGCGGCCGACATCATCCCGGCCACGCCCATCAGTCTCGTCTGTGGTCCGAACGGCGCGGGCAAAAGCTCGATCCAAGAAGCCGTCCGCATGGCGCTCACCGAGGAAACCGTGCGCGTCGGGCTCAAGAAGGAATACGGCCAACTGCTGCGCACCGGCACCGAATCCGGTTCTATAGTGGTATCCGTTGGTCCGCAGTCCAACAGCATCGTGCTGCCGTCCGGCAAGGCCACCAAGGCCATCCCCACCGACGCGCGCACGCCGTTCGTGCTGGACGCCCAGCGCTTCGCCCGCATGGACGTGAAAGAGCGTCGTTCGTTCCTGTTCGACCTGATGGGGCTCAAGCTCGGTACCGACCTGGTGCGCGAGCGCCTGCTGGCGCGCAAATGCGACGCCAAGAAGATCGAAGCCGTGCTGCCGCTGGTGCGCGCCGGCTTCGACGCCGCCGCGAAGGAAGCCGGCGGCAAGGCCACCGCGGCGAAGGGCGCCTGGCGCGAGCTGACCGGCGAGACCTATGGCAGCGTCAAGGCCGCCAACTGGGTCGCCCCGCTGCCCGCCGGCGCCGAGGACCCCGAGGAACTCGCCAGCCTGATCGCCGAGTCCGAGGACACCATCAAGGTTCTGTCCACAGAGGCCGGCGAGCTGCAGCGCCAGCTGGGCGATATCGACGCCTCGGCGCGCCAGCGCGCGCAGCGCACCAGCCAGATCGCCGAACTGCGCGCCAAAGCCGAGCTGCTGCCCAAGGCACAGGACACCGCCGCCCGCGCGCTGGCCGAGCGCGACGCCTTCCTGCCGAAGGTCGAAGCACTGCGGGCCGCCGCCGGCGGCAAGGTCGCGGGAATGCCCTGCGCCTGCCCCGACTGCGGCGCCGCCCTGCTCTTCCTGGCTGGCCAGCTCGCCAAGTACGAGCCGGCAAAGGTCGATCCGGAAGCCGCCGGCCGCCTGCCGGAATACGAGCGCAGCCTGACCGTGCTGGAAAACGCGCTGAAGAGCCGCACCGCCGAGCGCGACGCAGCCGACACCGCGGCGAAGCAGTTGGCCCTCCTGCTGGATGAGGCCAAGAGCGAGGCCACCGACAGCGCCGACGACGTTGAGCGCCAGACCATCGCGAGCCGGCTGGAAGCCATCCAATGCAGCATCACCCAGTTCGGCAAGGATCTGGACGCCGCCCGCGCTTCGCAGCGCGCAGCCGCCCAGGCCGGTGAGATCACCAAGCGGGCCGGCCAACACCACGCCGACGTGGCCGCATGGGACGCGCTCGCCGAAGCCCTTGGTCCAAGCGGCATCCCCGCCGATCTGCTGTCCGAGGCGCTGGACCCCATCAACGAGCGCCTGGCTGCCGCCGCGAATGAATCCGAATGGATGCGCATCGGCATCGAGAAGGACATGAGCATCACCGCCACCTGCGGGCGCCCGTATGCGCTGCTGTCCGAATCCGAGAAGTGGCGTGCCGACGCGATGATCGCCGAGGCCATCTCGCGCCTGACTGGCCTGCGTCTGCTGGTGTTGGACCGCGCGGACGTGTTGATCGGGCCGGAGCGCGATCGCTTGCTCTACTGGCTCGACGACCTGGCCACCGCCGACGCGATCGACACCGCGCTGATCTTCATGAGCCTCAAATCGCCCCCGGGGGCACTGCCCGAGTCAATCACGTCGTTCTGGATCGCCGACCACGAGGTGGGCACTGTGCGGGAGGCCGCGTGA
- a CDS encoding DNA translocase FtsK encodes MNQSPEFKNTLNMTAGTLGKDLLSALVLELKMMPDTWVKLSQKKQDDILDRLRNRVDSSVKMAVHLIASNGRTVVVGDLDKVTFKGGAQATIKIGKSAPNLHGLVDAEGQAVMLVLSGDEEFTTGMEEVRGEADQRAFDLGKEYTDGDGDGMPAGDAAADDDNVVDAEYTETPLVIEQQPLQEELEAAHEAGHKAASEGKPESDCPKLAGSLCIAWVKGWKRWHEEQAGADPLYDQVVALVVEKQRVSVSLVQRHFKIGYNRAARLIEQMEADGVVSSVDLEGNRNVLKSTEETE; translated from the coding sequence ATGAACCAATCGCCTGAATTCAAGAACACCCTGAACATGACCGCCGGCACGCTGGGCAAGGATCTGCTGTCCGCTCTCGTGTTGGAACTGAAGATGATGCCCGACACCTGGGTGAAGCTGTCGCAGAAGAAGCAAGACGACATCCTCGATCGCCTGCGCAACCGCGTCGACTCGTCGGTGAAGATGGCCGTTCACCTCATCGCCAGCAACGGCCGCACCGTCGTGGTGGGCGACCTGGACAAGGTGACCTTTAAAGGCGGCGCGCAGGCAACGATCAAGATCGGCAAATCGGCGCCGAATCTCCACGGCCTGGTAGATGCCGAGGGTCAAGCCGTGATGCTGGTCCTGAGCGGCGACGAGGAATTCACCACCGGCATGGAGGAGGTCCGTGGCGAGGCCGATCAGCGCGCGTTCGACCTCGGCAAGGAATACACCGACGGCGATGGCGACGGCATGCCCGCCGGCGACGCTGCTGCCGACGACGACAACGTGGTCGACGCCGAGTACACCGAAACGCCGCTGGTCATCGAGCAGCAGCCCCTGCAGGAAGAACTCGAAGCCGCGCACGAGGCCGGCCACAAGGCCGCCAGCGAGGGCAAGCCCGAAAGCGACTGCCCGAAGCTGGCCGGATCGCTGTGCATCGCCTGGGTCAAGGGCTGGAAGCGCTGGCACGAAGAGCAGGCAGGCGCCGACCCGCTGTACGACCAGGTCGTCGCCCTCGTCGTCGAGAAGCAACGCGTGTCCGTCTCCCTGGTACAGCGCCATTTCAAGATCGGCTACAACCGCGCCGCGCGCCTGATCGAGCAGATGGAAGCCGACGGCGTCGTCAGCTCGGTGGATCTCGAAGGCAACCGCAACGTGCTCAAGAGCACCGAAGAAACGGAGTAA
- a CDS encoding RecB family exonuclease: MNIVTIRASSLAELFDCPARWEAKHLLGMRMPSGPAAHLGTSIHAGTAAFDQAELDGAPITADDAASAMVSTLRDKNAEVDWEDVNPADAERIGLALHTRYCAEIAPRQRYIGVEVPCERLEIPELGIALTGTTDRVRTTAAGAGISDLKSGGRAVGADGIAVTAGHGPQLGVYELLAEHAVGIPITAPAQIIGLNTGKTAAAQRVGMGEIESPRAMLLGTEEQPGLLQHASRLIHSGAFYGNGKSVLCSAKYCPRHATCHYKS, encoded by the coding sequence ATGAACATTGTCACCATCCGCGCCAGCTCGCTGGCCGAGTTGTTTGATTGCCCCGCGCGCTGGGAGGCCAAGCACCTCCTGGGCATGCGCATGCCTTCCGGTCCCGCCGCCCACCTGGGCACGTCCATCCATGCCGGCACGGCCGCGTTCGACCAGGCCGAACTGGACGGCGCACCGATCACCGCCGACGACGCCGCCAGCGCAATGGTTTCCACGCTGCGAGACAAGAACGCCGAGGTGGACTGGGAAGACGTCAACCCGGCCGATGCCGAACGCATCGGGCTGGCGCTGCACACCCGCTATTGCGCCGAGATCGCGCCGCGTCAGCGCTACATCGGCGTCGAGGTCCCTTGCGAGCGCTTGGAGATCCCCGAACTGGGCATCGCGCTGACCGGCACCACCGACCGCGTGCGCACCACCGCCGCCGGCGCGGGCATCTCCGACCTGAAATCGGGCGGACGCGCAGTGGGTGCCGACGGCATCGCCGTCACTGCCGGCCACGGCCCACAACTGGGCGTCTACGAGTTGCTGGCCGAGCATGCGGTCGGCATTCCCATCACCGCGCCGGCGCAGATCATCGGCCTGAACACCGGCAAGACGGCGGCCGCACAGCGCGTGGGGATGGGCGAGATCGAATCGCCGCGCGCCATGCTGCTGGGCACCGAAGAGCAGCCCGGTCTGCTGCAACACGCATCACGATTGATCCATTCCGGCGCCTTCTACGGCAACGGCAAATCCGTCCTGTGCTCGGCGAAGTACTGCCCGCGGCACGCCACCTGCCACTACAAGTCCTGA
- a CDS encoding RcnB family protein has product MRKIKVFASLALAACTLTSIAGYAQDRGPGGDDRGRPPMGHDQGREHDNQHGYNDRGRDGDHSREGDRGRDDDHRQQGDRGWEGDRGREQMGGWDSPDRRADRPGPGSWHRGERVPPEYRQRQYVIDDWRAYRLSPPPRGYQWVGVGGGYFLVAIPTGVVFQVVIGR; this is encoded by the coding sequence ATGCGGAAGATCAAGGTGTTTGCCAGCTTGGCGCTGGCAGCGTGTACTCTCACTTCGATTGCGGGCTATGCCCAAGACAGGGGGCCGGGCGGTGATGATCGCGGTAGGCCGCCCATGGGGCACGATCAGGGGCGGGAACACGATAACCAGCACGGCTACAACGACCGTGGCCGGGATGGTGACCATAGCCGCGAGGGCGACCGCGGCCGCGACGATGACCACCGCCAGCAAGGTGACAGAGGTTGGGAAGGTGACAGGGGTAGGGAACAGATGGGCGGATGGGACAGTCCTGACCGTCGCGCCGATCGCCCGGGCCCTGGCAGCTGGCATAGGGGTGAAAGGGTCCCCCCGGAATACCGTCAGCGTCAGTACGTGATTGATGACTGGCGCGCCTATCGACTGTCGCCCCCGCCGCGTGGCTACCAATGGGTGGGTGTCGGCGGAGGTTACTTCTTGGTCGCCATTCCGACCGGCGTGGTCTTCCAGGTGGTCATCGGGCGCTAG
- a CDS encoding SHOCT domain-containing protein: MLVPNEVAQCYAVQRRLFALLHRRIMVAATSGRLIGINRGLIGGFTPVDIRWQDVKTANVKAGIFGSDITITALTQPDLASGGTVRTFQFTGLRKADAQAVYRACQAQEQAWREKRRLRELEELRAKSGGFQAESPRDVSFGSDEAGSGKGDLTARLKRAKEMLDSGLISDSEYETIKAKVISEI, translated from the coding sequence ATGCTGGTCCCGAACGAAGTTGCACAGTGCTACGCCGTGCAGCGCCGGCTCTTTGCGCTTCTCCACCGCCGGATTATGGTGGCGGCGACCTCCGGGCGGCTAATCGGCATCAACCGGGGCTTGATCGGCGGATTCACGCCAGTCGACATCCGCTGGCAAGACGTCAAAACGGCCAACGTCAAAGCGGGAATTTTCGGCAGCGACATTACCATCACAGCTCTCACCCAGCCTGACCTGGCGAGCGGCGGAACAGTGCGCACGTTCCAATTTACCGGACTCAGGAAGGCTGACGCGCAAGCGGTATATCGTGCCTGCCAGGCGCAGGAACAAGCATGGCGCGAAAAGCGGCGACTTCGTGAGCTGGAAGAGTTGCGGGCCAAGTCGGGCGGCTTCCAGGCGGAATCCCCACGCGATGTGTCGTTTGGTAGCGACGAAGCAGGCTCCGGCAAGGGAGATCTGACGGCGCGCCTGAAACGCGCCAAGGAAATGCTCGATAGCGGGCTGATCAGCGATTCCGAATACGAGACGATTAAGGCCAAGGTTATCTCGGAAATCTAG
- a CDS encoding S24 family peptidase, with protein sequence MLVVESNSVAKLARMMRASNSLEQWQVEDSIRLKALYNERKGKMSQEEFGSRFEIGSQGMVWQYLNARRPLNIKAATGFARGLGVDVDTFSPRLAEEIRRASNSITEAVPVPAATSVDSGRPVDRLTLVMAEQQLDPAALAKVLGVEAAVVRAWLEGDGTKLPLHHIVKLQETYGYSPKWLANGKGDSKLSGQIEPELDEPSLAFDIVEIPPNSFRRIPVVGMAQLGDNGHFSDIEYPVGHGDGFLTFPTNDPDAYGLRCNGDSMRPRIKHNEFVVIEPNRAITNGDEVLVKSQDGRVMVKELAYVRDGVVHLSSVNERHGMLRVPQDQIERLHYVGGIVKASAWRPD encoded by the coding sequence ATGCTCGTTGTGGAATCTAATAGCGTTGCTAAACTCGCGCGCATGATGCGAGCAAGTAACTCTCTGGAGCAGTGGCAAGTCGAAGACTCCATTCGACTGAAGGCGCTATACAACGAGCGCAAGGGCAAAATGAGCCAGGAGGAATTCGGCAGCCGGTTCGAGATCGGCAGTCAAGGCATGGTTTGGCAGTATCTGAATGCGCGCCGCCCGCTGAACATCAAGGCCGCGACCGGCTTTGCTCGGGGCCTGGGGGTTGACGTCGACACGTTCAGCCCGCGCCTGGCAGAAGAGATCCGGCGAGCGTCCAATTCGATCACCGAAGCAGTGCCCGTACCTGCAGCCACCTCGGTGGACTCCGGACGCCCTGTCGACCGGCTCACTCTTGTTATGGCCGAGCAACAGCTCGACCCCGCAGCCCTCGCCAAGGTACTGGGCGTCGAGGCGGCCGTCGTTCGTGCGTGGCTCGAGGGCGATGGCACCAAACTGCCCCTTCACCACATCGTGAAGTTGCAGGAGACGTACGGCTACAGCCCGAAGTGGCTAGCGAACGGCAAGGGCGATAGCAAGCTTTCCGGCCAAATCGAGCCAGAGCTCGACGAACCTAGCCTCGCCTTTGACATCGTTGAAATCCCCCCAAACAGCTTCCGGCGCATTCCAGTGGTTGGCATGGCACAACTCGGCGATAACGGCCACTTCTCGGACATCGAGTATCCCGTCGGCCATGGCGATGGCTTTCTAACGTTCCCCACGAATGACCCCGACGCATATGGTCTGCGCTGCAACGGTGACTCCATGCGGCCGCGCATCAAGCACAACGAATTTGTCGTGATCGAGCCGAACCGTGCAATAACGAACGGCGACGAGGTCCTGGTGAAGTCCCAGGACGGCCGCGTCATGGTGAAGGAGTTGGCCTATGTCCGCGACGGTGTAGTGCACCTGTCATCCGTGAATGAGCGCCACGGCATGCTGCGCGTCCCTCAGGACCAGATCGAGCGGCTGCACTACGTTGGCGGCATTGTGAAGGCGTCGGCCTGGCGGCCGGACTGA
- a CDS encoding helix-turn-helix domain-containing protein, with protein sequence MKLAEYLDSTKTSQAAFAKLLGVSQGLVYQWIAGKRPISAEQCPVIERITGGAVTCEELNDRVDWAFVRASRVGAPRDAPAKKSGKPKSAAQLDHPEAA encoded by the coding sequence ATGAAACTCGCCGAATACCTCGACTCGACCAAGACCAGCCAGGCGGCGTTTGCCAAGCTGCTCGGGGTCTCCCAAGGGCTCGTCTATCAATGGATCGCCGGGAAGCGCCCGATTTCTGCCGAGCAATGCCCGGTGATCGAGCGAATCACGGGCGGGGCAGTGACATGCGAGGAATTGAACGACAGGGTCGACTGGGCCTTCGTGCGAGCGTCGCGCGTCGGCGCACCGAGGGATGCACCGGCAAAGAAGTCGGGAAAGCCGAAGAGCGCCGCCCAGCTAGACCATCCCGAGGCCGCCTAA
- a CDS encoding CII family transcriptional regulator: protein MPSLESMVLNRVAPMTQKRVAELIGVEPTNFSRFLNNSGHNLPFAKVCQLLDVLELDVVAPGDGSTVCLPREEYEALKCLAKKALGGV from the coding sequence ATGCCTAGCCTGGAATCGATGGTTTTGAACCGCGTTGCTCCCATGACCCAGAAGCGCGTGGCCGAGCTGATCGGCGTCGAGCCGACGAACTTCTCGCGCTTCCTGAACAACAGCGGGCACAACCTGCCGTTCGCGAAGGTCTGCCAACTGCTCGACGTGCTCGAGCTGGACGTCGTCGCCCCCGGTGATGGCAGCACGGTCTGCCTGCCGCGCGAAGAGTACGAGGCGTTGAAGTGCTTGGCCAAGAAGGCATTGGGGGGCGTGTGA
- a CDS encoding DUF4406 domain-containing protein yields the protein MRIYVAGPMTGFPNLNFPAFHEAARRLRAAGHEVVNPAEINADPSTGWVECMRADIRELVTCDAIHLLPGWERSRGATLEVHIAKTLGFEVTTHEEVTA from the coding sequence ATGAGGATTTACGTTGCCGGCCCCATGACGGGCTTCCCGAATCTGAACTTTCCGGCATTCCATGAGGCCGCCCGCCGCCTGCGCGCCGCCGGCCACGAAGTTGTGAACCCGGCCGAGATCAACGCCGACCCCTCAACGGGATGGGTCGAATGCATGCGCGCAGACATCCGCGAGCTGGTGACCTGCGATGCGATTCACTTGCTGCCGGGCTGGGAACGCTCACGTGGCGCCACGCTGGAGGTGCACATCGCCAAGACTCTGGGCTTCGAAGTTACAACGCACGAGGAGGTAACTGCATGA
- a CDS encoding phage protein NinX family protein translates to MKVADLEGALLALWVAKAEGIEQPLGVKLYASGPCLYKETPWGGGEPFDFRPDSRWAHGGPIIDRENIGTMPFFEGGARYWMAAHASAHRGMKGNTPLIAAMRVYVASKFGEEIPEVPL, encoded by the coding sequence ATGAAGGTCGCGGATCTGGAAGGGGCGCTGTTGGCGCTGTGGGTCGCCAAGGCTGAGGGCATCGAGCAGCCCTTGGGCGTGAAGTTGTACGCCTCCGGCCCGTGCCTCTACAAGGAAACGCCGTGGGGCGGCGGCGAGCCCTTCGATTTCCGCCCGGACAGCCGCTGGGCGCATGGCGGCCCGATCATTGATAGGGAGAACATAGGCACGATGCCTTTCTTTGAGGGTGGGGCACGCTACTGGATGGCAGCTCACGCGAGCGCTCATCGCGGCATGAAAGGCAATACCCCGCTGATCGCCGCCATGCGCGTGTACGTCGCCAGCAAGTTCGGCGAGGAAATCCCTGAGGTGCCCCTGTGA
- a CDS encoding HNH endonuclease: MSSLKFRGVYPHKDSGWTAAIGHEGKQVYLGWFADFESAKAARLAGELRLFGQVFDRREIECDGVTAKLPLHGQGGVFHGWALIDASDLDATRDIAWTKDARGYVVGRPPGSTNSVTLHRWLLVGGAKGRLIVDHANRDRLDNRRGNLRWANSNGNAQNTSLAKNNSSGFKGVARAARGKWRARIWVDGKERFIGLYDTRDAAAAAYDAEALRLHGEYASPNAALDVSGE, encoded by the coding sequence GTGAGCTCACTCAAGTTTCGCGGCGTGTATCCGCACAAGGACAGCGGGTGGACTGCGGCCATCGGGCACGAAGGAAAGCAGGTCTACCTTGGTTGGTTCGCGGACTTCGAGTCTGCAAAGGCAGCACGTCTCGCGGGCGAGCTGCGCCTGTTCGGCCAGGTGTTCGACCGGCGCGAGATCGAATGCGACGGAGTAACGGCAAAGCTGCCCTTGCACGGCCAGGGTGGCGTGTTCCACGGCTGGGCGCTTATCGACGCCAGCGACCTGGACGCAACGCGAGACATCGCGTGGACGAAGGACGCAAGAGGCTATGTTGTCGGTCGCCCGCCCGGCTCTACCAACAGCGTCACCCTGCATCGCTGGCTACTGGTTGGGGGCGCCAAGGGGCGGCTCATTGTTGACCATGCCAATCGGGATCGGCTCGATAACCGGCGCGGGAACTTGCGGTGGGCGAACTCGAACGGCAACGCCCAGAACACCAGCCTAGCGAAGAACAATTCGAGTGGCTTCAAGGGCGTCGCGCGCGCCGCGCGCGGGAAATGGCGGGCTCGCATCTGGGTTGACGGTAAAGAGCGGTTCATTGGGCTCTACGACACCAGGGACGCGGCTGCTGCGGCCTATGACGCGGAGGCGCTGAGGCTGCATGGGGAATACGCATCGCCGAATGCTGCCTTGGACGTGAGCGGTGAGTGA
- a CDS encoding DNA methyltransferase, with the protein MKTSNQLAIAYRAAADLVRYDRNARTHSAAQIEQIKTSLRRFGWTNPALVAGEDLLAGHGRIEAATQMWAAGETIANCPVPGQVPTVDLSHLSADERRAYILADNKLAENAGWDVDLLAIELADLRDADFDLSVIGFDAGELAELLDPPQPGPPGGGAGSLAEQFMVPPFSTLNARDAAWQDRKKAWLALGIQSELGRDAPAFSSASDQQKADRGAPAQHRTSIFDPVLCELAYRWFCPADGLVLDPFAGGSVRGIVAARLGRQYVGMELRAEQVQANRAQLDLLRADDPAPAWHVGDSRKIGQHLADVEADFVFSCPPYANLERYSDDPADLSTMDYPAFLTAYREVISGAVGQLKPDRFACFVVGDVREKRGTGCYRNFVADTIEAFLDAGTELYNHAVLLTALGSLPIRAGKQFSASRKLGTAHQHVLVFVKGDWKRAVAACGEVDVSDDLFPEAEE; encoded by the coding sequence ATGAAAACATCCAACCAGCTCGCCATCGCCTACCGCGCGGCGGCGGACCTGGTCCGGTACGACAGGAATGCGCGGACGCACAGCGCCGCCCAGATCGAGCAGATCAAGACTTCACTGCGGCGCTTCGGCTGGACGAACCCGGCGCTGGTCGCCGGCGAAGACCTGCTGGCCGGCCACGGCCGCATCGAGGCGGCCACGCAGATGTGGGCGGCTGGCGAGACGATTGCGAATTGCCCTGTGCCCGGCCAGGTGCCCACGGTCGACCTGTCGCACCTGTCGGCGGACGAGCGGCGAGCTTACATTTTGGCCGACAACAAGCTGGCCGAGAACGCCGGCTGGGATGTGGACCTGCTGGCGATCGAGCTGGCCGACCTGCGCGACGCGGACTTCGACCTATCGGTGATCGGCTTCGACGCTGGCGAGCTGGCCGAGCTGCTGGACCCGCCGCAACCTGGTCCACCTGGTGGTGGCGCCGGCTCGCTGGCCGAGCAGTTCATGGTGCCCCCGTTCAGCACGCTCAACGCGCGCGACGCCGCGTGGCAGGACCGCAAGAAGGCCTGGCTGGCGCTGGGCATCCAGTCGGAGCTGGGCCGCGACGCGCCGGCGTTTTCTTCGGCGTCCGACCAGCAGAAGGCGGATCGCGGCGCGCCGGCGCAACACCGCACCAGCATCTTCGACCCGGTGCTGTGCGAGCTGGCGTATCGCTGGTTCTGCCCGGCTGACGGCCTGGTGCTCGACCCGTTCGCGGGCGGCAGCGTACGCGGCATCGTCGCGGCGCGCCTGGGGCGGCAGTACGTCGGCATGGAGCTGCGCGCCGAGCAGGTGCAGGCCAACCGGGCGCAGCTGGATCTGCTGCGCGCTGACGACCCCGCCCCAGCCTGGCACGTGGGCGACAGCCGCAAGATCGGCCAGCACCTGGCGGATGTCGAAGCCGATTTCGTGTTCTCGTGCCCGCCGTACGCCAACCTGGAGCGCTACTCGGACGACCCGGCGGACCTGTCCACGATGGACTATCCGGCCTTCCTGACCGCTTACCGTGAGGTGATCTCCGGCGCGGTGGGGCAGCTCAAGCCCGACCGCTTCGCCTGCTTTGTGGTCGGCGACGTACGCGAGAAGCGCGGTACCGGCTGCTACCGCAACTTCGTGGCCGACACCATCGAGGCGTTTCTGGACGCTGGCACGGAGCTGTACAACCACGCGGTGCTGCTGACCGCGCTGGGCAGCCTGCCCATCCGCGCCGGCAAGCAGTTCAGCGCCAGTCGGAAGCTCGGCACGGCGCACCAGCATGTGCTGGTGTTCGTGAAGGGCGACTGGAAGCGGGCGGTGGCCGCGTGCGGTGAGGTGGACGTGTCGGATGACCTATTCCCCGAGGCGGAGGAATAA